One Artemia franciscana chromosome 7, ASM3288406v1, whole genome shotgun sequence DNA segment encodes these proteins:
- the LOC136029183 gene encoding isoaspartyl peptidase/L-asparaginase-like, whose translation MNQPKIIVHGGAWAIPDDLREGVLQGVRHAANAGFQILKQGKASLDAVEIAVRILEDNPVFDAGRGSCLNAKGQVEMDAVIMNGRTLAAGAVAGIDCVKNPVSLARMVMEKTKHVLLIGEGAKLFAEEMNVEMVGQDYLVTKYAREELENYRKYEKTVGNLFNNKLSGCDTVGAVAIDCHGNIACATSTGGITAKRVGRVGDAPIVGAGAYCDNLGGGVSATGHGESIIRVSLAHQTVGLMKSGETADDACKMALSDMAERVHGAGGLIAISKNGDIGYHFTTERMAWAYASDDLVTSGLDPGDSEVFSMSKL comes from the exons ATGAATCAGCCAAAAATTATAGTTCATGGGGGAGCATGGGCGATTCCAGATGACTTAAGGGAAGGAGTATTACAAGGTGTTCGGCATGCTGCTAATGCTGGATTTCAGATTTTGAAGCAAGGGAAAGCCTCATTAGATGCTGTGGAAATAGCTGTTAGGATTTTGGAAGACAACCCTGTTTTTGATGCAG gacgTGGCTCATGTTTGAATGCAAAGGGACAAGTTGAAATGGATGCAGTCATAATGAATGGCAGAACACTGGCAGCAG GTGCTGTTGCGGGTATCGATTGTGTGAAAAATCCTGTTTCTCTTGCTCGAATGGTTATGGAAAAGACCAAACACGTCCTATTAATTGGAGAAGGAGCAAAATTGTTTGCTGAAGAAATGAACGTTGAGATGGTGGGTCAAGATTATCTAGTTACTAAGTATGCCAGAGAAGAATTAGAAAACtatagaaaatatgaaaagacagTGGGAAATTTATTCAATAACaa GCTTAGTGGATGCGACACAGTTGGGGCAGTAGCCATTGACTGTCATGGAAACATCGCTTGCGCCACATCTACTGGTGGGATCACTGCCAAACGCGTAGGAAGAGTTGGAGATGCTCCCATTGTTG GGGCTGGAGCATATTGCGATAATCTCGGAGGAGGTGTTTCTGCAACAGGGCATGGCGAGTCCATAATTCGAGTAAGCTTAGCCCACCAGACTGTCGGATTGATGAAGAGCG GAGAAACTGCAGATGACGCATGCAAAATGGCCCTGTCTGACATGGCTGAAAGAGTTCATGGTGCTGGCGGTCTCATAGCAATCTCAAAGAACGGAGACATCGGATATCATTTTACCACCGAGAGAATGGCCTGGGCCTATGCTTCTGACGATTTAGTTACCTCTGGTTTGGATCCCGGCGACTCCGAAGTGTTTTCTATGAGCAAGctttaa